In a genomic window of Verrucomicrobiota bacterium:
- a CDS encoding DUF3782 domain-containing protein yields the protein MTDEELKSLIATLAKQTEAAQERTEETLRQVTKQLGGLGNKFGSFTEGLAFESMEKILRTRFRADNFARRAKPAKGGFAQEYDLIGVRNGRHGEVFCVEIKSELNADGLKKSLKKFQEFFDCFPQYRGMKLYGIISAVDVRGALADRVMHEGIYLATASDENFKLVKPPGSFKPRVFTVK from the coding sequence ATGACGGACGAGGAGCTAAAAAGCCTGATCGCCACTTTGGCGAAGCAAACCGAAGCCGCCCAGGAAAGGACGGAGGAAACCCTTCGCCAAGTCACCAAGCAACTCGGCGGGTTGGGCAACAAGTTCGGATCGTTCACCGAAGGTTTGGCTTTCGAGTCGATGGAGAAGATACTCCGCACCCGATTTCGCGCGGACAACTTCGCCCGGCGGGCCAAGCCCGCCAAAGGCGGCTTCGCCCAGGAGTACGACCTGATCGGCGTCCGCAATGGCCGTCACGGCGAAGTCTTCTGCGTTGAGATCAAGAGCGAGTTGAACGCAGACGGATTAAAGAAATCCCTGAAGAAGTTTCAGGAGTTCTTCGATTGCTTTCCCCAGTACCGCGGCATGAAGCTTTACGGCATCATCTCGGCGGTGGACGTGCGCGGGGCGCTGGCGGACCGGGTGATGCACGAGGGGATCTACCTCGCGACGGCCAGCGATGAGAACTTCAAGCTCGTCAAACCACCTGGTAGTTTCAAACCGAGGGTGTTCACCGTGAAGTGA
- a CDS encoding InlB B-repeat-containing protein, with the protein MFLSDAYVQQPVFYTLNVSASNGTVSKNPNQTSFSSGSQVTLTATAASGYQFSGWSGDANGSANPLSVTMDRNKTVTANFTSTGTQSVVQEWDKSFGGTDSDELAVIEQTSDGGYILAGSSKSGAGGNKSSGNNGSYDAWIVRLDANGNKAWDRNYGDSGENVVYALAQAGDGGFVVGGRNLGFCRIDSSGNKLWETAFQGEIRAGIGELVCRSSPELLNCIISDRERLAQESIMPRVELKMDMGWDRDRARPTQLHPDPFPCSRFHRNQRRPKVPISSLIPKAAAISSLTARLNIQANRLRSAGRSSFLRCGLMFLVRTNHRSSPTPASRVPWNGHGQPFPPVPCRSPTRSAYRLEKPAKRQ; encoded by the coding sequence TTGTTCCTCAGCGATGCGTATGTTCAACAACCGGTATTTTACACACTAAACGTCTCTGCGAGTAACGGAACTGTCAGCAAAAATCCCAATCAGACCAGCTTCTCCTCAGGCAGCCAAGTGACGCTCACCGCCACAGCGGCGAGCGGTTACCAGTTCAGCGGTTGGAGTGGCGACGCCAACGGCAGCGCGAACCCGCTAAGCGTGACGATGGATCGCAACAAGACCGTCACAGCCAACTTCACCAGCACAGGGACGCAGTCGGTCGTTCAGGAATGGGATAAGTCGTTCGGCGGTACGGACAGCGATGAGTTGGCGGTAATTGAACAGACGTCAGACGGCGGCTACATCCTTGCCGGGAGTTCAAAATCCGGAGCCGGTGGAAACAAGTCCAGTGGGAACAATGGTTCCTACGATGCTTGGATTGTGCGATTGGACGCCAATGGCAACAAGGCTTGGGATAGAAACTACGGAGACTCGGGCGAGAATGTTGTTTACGCGCTTGCTCAGGCAGGCGACGGAGGTTTCGTCGTTGGCGGCCGAAACCTTGGATTCTGCCGGATCGACAGCAGTGGCAACAAGCTTTGGGAAACAGCGTTTCAGGGAGAAATTCGAGCCGGGATTGGCGAATTGGTTTGTCGGAGCTCACCCGAGTTATTGAACTGTATAATTTCCGATCGGGAACGGCTCGCACAGGAGAGTATCATGCCGAGAGTGGAACTGAAGATGGATATGGGTTGGGACAGGGACCGAGCAAGGCCAACACAACTCCACCCCGATCCATTTCCCTGCTCGCGCTTTCATCGGAACCAAAGGCGGCCCAAAGTCCCAATTTCCAGTCTTATTCCCAAAGCGGCGGCGATATCATCATTGACTGCACGATTGAATATTCAGGCCAACCGTCTGCGCTCGGCTGGGAGGTCCAGCTTCCTCAGATGTGGACTTATGTTTCTGGTCAGAACGAACCACCGATCAAGCCCGACACCGGCCAGTCGGGTTCCTTGGAATGGGCATGGTCAACCGTTCCCGCCAGTCCCGTGTCGTTCACCTACACGGTCCGCGTACCGACTGGAGAAACCGGCGAAAAGACAATAA
- a CDS encoding LOG family protein, giving the protein MDKPSSDIELKRRIQDLIAFKGGGHNADLVEDIIETTLKLLQDVEDRGDVRVMQTAMRELRYAFRLFAQYSGTRKVTIFGSARTSADQTEYKQAVEFARKMAATGFMVITGAGPGIMQAGHEGAGPEKSFGVNIRLPWEQTPNPVMVHDKKLITFKYFFTRKLIFIRHSDAIALFPGGFGTLDEGYEALTLMQTGKSQIMPLVLIDRPGGTYWKTWDKNIREHLLRNELIAPEDLFLYQITDDADEAVKCITRFYRNFHSTRFVRELLVIRLKHVPSPTAIEALNEDFADIVTGEKFRLISATPEEIEDGDVVELPRISFGFDRRSYGRLRKLIDLLNSF; this is encoded by the coding sequence ATGGACAAACCATCGTCGGACATCGAACTGAAGCGCCGCATCCAGGACTTGATCGCGTTCAAGGGTGGCGGGCACAACGCGGACCTGGTCGAGGATATCATCGAGACGACGCTGAAGCTGTTGCAGGATGTCGAAGATCGCGGTGACGTTCGCGTCATGCAAACCGCGATGCGGGAATTGCGCTACGCGTTCCGCCTGTTCGCCCAGTATTCCGGCACAAGGAAGGTGACCATCTTCGGCTCAGCGCGCACCTCGGCGGATCAGACGGAATATAAGCAGGCGGTGGAATTCGCGCGGAAGATGGCGGCGACTGGATTCATGGTGATTACGGGCGCCGGTCCGGGGATTATGCAAGCGGGACACGAAGGAGCGGGACCCGAGAAAAGCTTCGGGGTGAACATTCGCTTGCCCTGGGAGCAAACGCCTAACCCGGTGATGGTCCACGACAAGAAGCTGATCACGTTCAAATACTTCTTCACCCGGAAACTCATTTTCATCCGGCACTCCGACGCCATTGCGCTGTTTCCCGGCGGGTTTGGAACTCTCGACGAAGGGTATGAAGCGTTGACGCTGATGCAAACCGGCAAAAGCCAGATCATGCCGCTGGTCTTGATCGACCGGCCCGGGGGCACGTACTGGAAGACCTGGGACAAAAACATCCGCGAACATTTGCTGCGGAATGAGCTGATCGCGCCGGAGGACCTTTTCCTGTATCAAATCACCGACGACGCGGACGAAGCGGTCAAATGCATCACGCGGTTCTATCGCAACTTCCACTCCACCCGATTTGTCAGAGAATTGCTGGTCATCCGCTTGAAACACGTGCCTTCGCCCACCGCCATCGAGGCTTTGAACGAAGACTTTGCGGACATCGTCACGGGCGAGAAATTCCGTCTGATTAGCGCCACGCCTGAAGAAATTGAGGACGGCGACGTCGTGGAACTGCCGAGGATTTCGTTTGGATTCGACCGCCGCAGCTATGGCCGGCTCCGAAAGCTCATCGATCTTTTGAACAGCTTTTGA
- a CDS encoding M23 family metallopeptidase: protein MNTTLPYPILACLLVTLHAVGAVSDGFDYPIGSDRNRRYTEAADGDGWYSAQEFGDFYSVNGKYHLGEDWNAETGGNTDCGLPVYAASSGTIVFAGTGTGWGKVIIVRHDLPDGTQVETLYGHLQNQLKTSGSVSRSVQIGTIGNGDGAVSSCHLHFEVRFSNCPNWGSPGPGYSAAPKPTGWTDPSDFIDARRSLSTTPQTGSIRVSIVPQAAAEAGAQWRVVGETAWRNSGTIKADVALGEYQVEFKTIAGWGPVPPNKVVTLTAANREIWINSDAYSQVQQLGSIRVSIVPQAAADAGAQWRVVGETTWRNSGTISLARFA from the coding sequence ATGAATACGACCCTTCCATATCCAATCCTTGCCTGCCTCTTGGTAACTTTGCACGCCGTCGGAGCCGTCTCAGACGGCTTCGACTATCCGATTGGCTCCGACCGCAACCGAAGGTACACGGAAGCTGCTGACGGAGACGGATGGTACAGCGCTCAAGAGTTCGGTGATTTCTACTCCGTTAACGGCAAATACCATCTGGGTGAAGACTGGAACGCCGAGACTGGCGGCAACACAGACTGTGGACTGCCCGTCTACGCTGCCTCAAGTGGCACGATCGTTTTCGCAGGAACCGGGACTGGCTGGGGAAAGGTTATCATCGTTCGACACGATCTTCCAGACGGCACCCAGGTTGAGACTCTTTACGGCCATTTGCAGAATCAGCTCAAGACGAGCGGATCGGTCTCACGGAGCGTACAGATTGGTACCATTGGAAACGGAGATGGAGCAGTCAGTTCATGCCACCTTCATTTCGAAGTGCGGTTTTCGAATTGCCCGAATTGGGGAAGCCCTGGGCCTGGTTATTCAGCGGCTCCGAAGCCGACCGGATGGACCGATCCATCCGATTTCATCGACGCGCGTAGAAGCCTGTCCACAACACCTCAAACCGGATCGATTCGTGTAAGCATAGTTCCTCAGGCTGCCGCTGAGGCAGGCGCCCAATGGCGCGTGGTTGGGGAAACCGCGTGGCGAAATAGCGGAACAATCAAAGCAGACGTCGCTTTGGGCGAATATCAGGTCGAGTTTAAAACTATTGCCGGATGGGGCCCTGTACCGCCGAACAAGGTCGTGACATTAACGGCAGCCAATCGGGAAATCTGGATCAACAGCGATGCGTATTCCCAGGTGCAGCAGCTTGGCTCGATTCGCGTGAGCATTGTTCCTCAGGCTGCGGCAGACGCGGGTGCCCAGTGGCGGGTGGTTGGCGAGACCACGTGGCGAAATAGCGGAACAATCAGCTTGGCTCGATTCGCGTGA
- a CDS encoding methylated-DNA--[protein]-cysteine S-methyltransferase, translating into MNSPWIATLQSALEEALQARVPGRLPPLDLEAGTDFQQSVWQALLRIPPGQTMSYGQVAQAIGRPKAVRAVGQACGANPIPVLIPCHRVVAAHGAIGGFSCGLDLKRLLLAREGIWF; encoded by the coding sequence ATGAATTCACCGTGGATTGCCACGCTTCAGTCCGCGCTTGAAGAAGCATTGCAGGCCAGGGTTCCGGGGCGCTTGCCTCCGCTCGACCTGGAGGCCGGCACGGATTTCCAGCAGTCGGTCTGGCAGGCTTTGTTGCGGATTCCGCCGGGCCAAACGATGAGTTACGGCCAGGTCGCCCAGGCGATCGGGCGTCCCAAAGCGGTGCGCGCGGTTGGCCAGGCGTGCGGCGCCAATCCGATTCCAGTGCTCATCCCGTGTCACCGCGTCGTGGCGGCGCATGGCGCGATTGGAGGATTCTCCTGCGGCCTTGACTTGAAGCGCCTGCTGCTCGCACGTGAAGGAATCTGGTTTTGA